In a genomic window of Caloenas nicobarica isolate bCalNic1 chromosome 29, bCalNic1.hap1, whole genome shotgun sequence:
- the LOC135999790 gene encoding olfactory receptor 14A16-like: protein MSNSSSITQFLLLPFTDTRELQLLHFWLFLGIYLAALLGNGLIITTIACDQHLHTPMYFFLLNLSLLDLGSISTTLPKSMANSLWDTRAISFLGCAAQLFSFTFFIVAEYSLLTIMSYNRYAAICKPLHYGTLLGSRACVHMAAAAWAIWFLYALLHTANTFSLPLCKGNAVDQFFCEIPQILKISCSHSYLREVGLLVVSACLAFGCFVFILFSYVQIFRAVLRIPSEQGWHKAISTCVPHLAVVCLFVSTGMLTYLKPLSISSPSLDLVLSVLYSVVPPAVNPLIYSMRNQELKDALRKLMAGFLSKALNFPSSAYHS, encoded by the coding sequence atgtccaacagcagctccatcacccagttcctcctcctgccattcacagacacacgggagctgcagctcttgcacttctggctcttcctgggcatctacctggctgccctcctgggcaacggcctcatcatcaccaccatagcctgtgaccagcacctccacacccccatgtacttcttcctgctcaacctctccctcctcgacctgggctccatctccaccactctccccaaatccatggccaactccctgtgggacaccagggccatctcctttttgggatgtgctgcacagctcttttcattTACCTTCTTTATagtagcagagtattctctgctcaccatcatgtcctacaaCCGCTACgctgccatctgcaaacccctgcactacgggaccctcctgggcagcagagcttgtgtccacatggcagcagctgcctgggccatttggtttctctatgctctgctgcacacggccaatacattttcactgccactgtgcaagggcaatgctgtggaccagttcttctgtgaaatccctcaGATCCTCAAgatctcctgctcacactcctacctcagggaagttgggcttcttgtggtcagCGCCTGCTtagcatttgggtgttttgttttcattcttttctcctatgtgcaaatcttcagggctgtgctgaggatcccctctgagcagggatggcacaaagcAATTTCCACTTGtgtccctcacctggctgtggtctgtCTGTTCGTCAGCACTGGCATGCTTACGTATCTGAAACCcctctccatctcttccccatccctggacctggtgctgtccgttctgtactcagtggtgcctccggcagtgaaccccctcatctacagcatgaggaaccaggagctcaaggatgccctgaggaaactcaTGGCTGGATTCTTGTCAAAGGCATTAAACTTCCCATCTTCTGCATATCACTCATGA